One window of Pieris napi chromosome 1, ilPieNapi1.2, whole genome shotgun sequence genomic DNA carries:
- the LOC125054363 gene encoding uncharacterized protein LOC125054363 isoform X2, with amino-acid sequence MTIFRQDIRSSVEIAEVQRSITIIKDKIEDSKHVPTERLKEEVAYWREKVKEFNIIYDTIKKLNAERDNLTAAEITYIEVLENPEKTYESSENLELCVRQRLERLHKLRLNAAKSLFTFFSVKGPDRKFYSDQIGTYYVDDYGHKVYFYDYGLNMFHVDCKGEFVDLQTNENDLYFYDSYGRYTIKNGENLYQVAPCSSLYKLENDVRVKVTKDCGHSDRPNKECKMEVKDPFDFEILPKSNAVDKKEKLDTETVNYLWNNFGHILPDALHDVAKAQPKNPIHFLAHKLLYHKYRRTITEIEKEKQKAHEYRELIFRKRKEKARELAKNWRDKQVKPSKPEASDASEEWFAYDTYVARQEFIKSLENYSK; translated from the exons ATGACTATATTTAGGCAAGATATACGTTCATCGGTGGAAATCGCCGAG GTTCAACGGagtataacaattataaaggACAAAATAGAGGACTCTAAGCATGTTCCAACAGAGCGGCTAAAAGAGGAAGTGGCCTACTGGCGGGAAAAAgttaaagaatttaatattatctacgacacaataaaaaagttaaatgcaGAAAGAGATAATTTGACAGCTGCTGAAATTACCTACATAGA ggTTTTAGAGAATCCAGAGAAAACATATGAATCTTCAGAGAATTTAGAGCTGTGTGTGCGGCAGCGCTTGGAGCGACTTCACAAATTGAGGCTCAATGCTGCCAAATCGCTTTTCACATTCTTCAGCGTAAAAG GACCGGACCGAAAATTCTATAGTGACCAAATCGGTACATATTACGTGGACGACTATGGACATAAAGTTTACTTCTATGATTACGGGCTGAACATGTTTCATGTTGACTGTAAAGGGGAGTTTGTTGAC CTACAAACAAATGAAAACGATCTTTATTTTTACGACTCTTATGGCCGTTACACGATAAAAAATGGCGAAAATCTATACCAAGTTGCACCATGTAGTAGTCTCTACAAGTTAGAGAACGATGTTAGAGTTAAAGTTACAAAGGACTGCGGTCACTCTGACCGACCTAACAAGGAGTGTAAAATGGAAGTAAAAGATCCGTTTGACTTTGAAATACTGCCGAAATCTAATGCGGTTGATAAAAAAG AGAAACTTGATACAGAAACTGTTAATTACCTATGGAACAATTTTGGTCACATTTTGCCCGACGCATTACATGATGTTGCAAAAGCACAGCCAAAGAATCCTATTCACTTCTTGGCCCATAAACTGCTTTACCACAA GTATAGACGCACTATTACTGAGATTGAAAAGGAGAAACAAAAAGCTCATGAGTATCGTGAGCTGATATTCAGAAAACGTAAAGAG AAAGCAAGAGAGCTTGCAAAGAACTGGAGAGATAAGCAAGTGAAACCTTCCAAACCCGAGGCGTCAGATGCTTCTGAAGAATGGTTTGCCTATGATACTTACGTCGCTAGACAGGagtttattaaatcattagaaaattatagcaaataa
- the LOC125057838 gene encoding protein phosphatase 1B-like → MGAFLNKPETKKYNESGEGNGLRYGVASMQGWRVEMEDAHHAQLTLNGTLSDWSYFAVFDGHAGARVSAHCADNLLECILQTEEFRRDDIAEAIRAGFLDLDKKMRELPDLSNGVEKSGSTAVCAFVSPKQIYIANCGDSRAVLARNGAPIFATRDHKPELPSEKSRIVQAGGTVMIQRVNGSLAVSRALGDYEYKKVLDRGPCEQLVSPEPEVSCHERLESEDEFLVLACDGVWDVMSNEALCAYVHSLLQLTDDLVAITNQVIDTCLYKGSKDNMSIVLVVFPAAPKPDPEAQRADRELDETLRQRLTAFIQANAGADDEDASSRFSRVLKQLVEENIPGLPPGGGLAAKQGLLDKIYREFYPEHTDSSETFDCQTEIAESLGSN, encoded by the exons ATGGGGGcttttttaaacaaacctGAGACTAAGAAATACAATGAGAGCGGGGAAGGTAACGGTCTGCGCTATGGCGTGGCGTCAATGCAGGGCTGGCGCGTGGAGATGGAAGATGCCCACCACGCTCAACTAACACTGAATGGAACGTTGTCAGATTGGTCGTATTTCGCTGTTTTCGATGGCCACGCGGGTGCCCGAGTGTCCGCGCATTGTGCAGACAATCTTTTAGAATGTATCTTACAAACGGAGGAGTTCAGACGGGATGATATAGCTGAGGCTATACGGGCCGGGTTTCTTGATCTCGATAAAAAAATGAGAGAATTACCGGATCTGTCAAATGGAGTAGAGAAGTCTGGGTCGACAGCAGTCTGCGCGTTTGTATCGCCTAAACAGATTTATATAGCAAACTGTGGAGATTCCCGAGCTGTTTTAGCCCGTAACGGGGCACCCATATTTGCGACACGCGACCACAAACCTGAGTTACCATCAGAAAAATCGCGAATTGTTCAAGCGGGAGGTACAGTAATGATACAGAGAGTCAATGGGAGTCTAGCAGTGTCTCGTGCTTTGGGCGACTATGAATATAAGAAGGTGTTGGATCGTGGACCATGCGAGCAGCTTGTCTCCCCTGAGCCTGAAGTATCATGTCATGAACGACTAGAGTCTGAAGACGAGTTCTTGGTGCTGGCATGTGATGGAGTATGGGATGTGATGAGTAATGAAGCCCTCTGTGCATATGTACATTCACTACTACAATTAACAGATGACCTTGTTGCTATCACCAATCAAGTAATTGATACCTGTCTCTATAAG GGGAGCAAAGATAACATGAGCATTGTGCTGGTTGTGTTTCCTGCTGCACCAAAGCCAGATCCCGAAGCTCAGCGTGCTGACCGTGAACTTGATGAAACACTTCGACAAAGGCTCACAG cGTTTATTCAAGCCAACGCCGGTGCAGATGATGAAGACGCCTCCTCGCGTTTCTCGCGAGTTCTGAAACAGTTGGTGGAGGAAAACATCCCAGGCCTACCCCCAGGAGGCGGCCTAGCTGCCAA gcaAGGATTACTGGACAAAATCTACAGGGAGTTCTACCCGGAGCACACTGACAGCTCGGAGACATTCGACTGTCAGACTGAGATCGCCGAGTCTCTGGGTTCAAACTAG
- the LOC125049206 gene encoding protein preli-like, which produces MARYFENTTVFNFSWDQVALGYWRRYPNPQSSHVLSEDTWSRYVKDGCLYTKRLLTKTNRVPKWGERFFNAKSVKIIEESIVDPEKKVLITYTRNLGYTKVMSVVERVEYRPSGASQTVALRSAWVDSQVFGFSRAIRAFGVDRFRKNASHMVNGFNYVLSNMFPRQVPQHTVTHTLKEMREAAAAATDRAKANVLSSVNRT; this is translated from the exons ATGGCAAGATATTTTGAAAACACAACTGTTTTCAACTTTAGTTGGGATCAAGTTGCACTAGGATATTGGAGGAGATATCCTAATCCACaaag CTCACATGTTCTATCTGAAGATACTTGGAGTAGATATGTTAAGGATGGATGTCTGTACACTAAAAGATTGTTAACCAAAACTAATAGAGTGCCAAAATGGGGAGAAAG attttttaatgcaaaatCTGTGAAAATTATTGAGGAGAGTATTGTAGATCCTGAAAAGAAAGTTCTCATCACATACACCAGAAATCTAGGCTATACCAAAGTTATG AGTGTGGTTGAAAGGGTGGAATACAGGCCATCAGGTGCTTCTCAAACAGTGGCACTTAGGTCTGCATGGGTTGACTCACAAGTATTTGGGTTCTCTCGTGCAATACGAGCATTTGGAGTTGACCGTTTCCGCAAGAATGCGTCACACATG GTGAATGGTTTCAACTATGTACTAAGCAATATGTTTCCGCGTCAAGTACCACAACACACAGTGACCCATACACTTAAAGAAATGCGTGAAGCAGCTGCAGCAGCAACTGACCGAGCTAAAGCAAACGTTTTGTCCTCTGTTAATAGAACATAA
- the LOC125054363 gene encoding uncharacterized protein LOC125054363 isoform X1 has translation MNFYKDYLQKIRRWTLESVYLILHEDIVPKLKHYIKLIFSTEFKDGSYHTYYGDLKKIVNSYSFHWIDVMDESIRVADKLCYNIDKEKLLHIMELTIHLHQVKQVDFGRNFLPIESAIEKQTYEEIERMYNIAMDKLFQLREQLQSFDTQERVEKFVKEHFSLSLKNKNSIFAFTYEYIALALARNIERIRVSLEEINKRVSSNLCNIQEECNASLTSLLDQLYDKNKEHMTIFRQDIRSSVEIAEVQRSITIIKDKIEDSKHVPTERLKEEVAYWREKVKEFNIIYDTIKKLNAERDNLTAAEITYIEVLENPEKTYESSENLELCVRQRLERLHKLRLNAAKSLFTFFSVKGPDRKFYSDQIGTYYVDDYGHKVYFYDYGLNMFHVDCKGEFVDLQTNENDLYFYDSYGRYTIKNGENLYQVAPCSSLYKLENDVRVKVTKDCGHSDRPNKECKMEVKDPFDFEILPKSNAVDKKEKLDTETVNYLWNNFGHILPDALHDVAKAQPKNPIHFLAHKLLYHKYRRTITEIEKEKQKAHEYRELIFRKRKEKARELAKNWRDKQVKPSKPEASDASEEWFAYDTYVARQEFIKSLENYSK, from the exons ATGAATTTTTACAAggattatttacaaaaaataagaagaTGGACTCTCGAAAGCGTTTATCTTATATTACATGAAGACATAGTACCAAAACTAAAgcattatataaaacttattttcagTACTGAATTTAAAGATGGGTCTTACCATACATATTACGgagatttgaaaaaaattgttaatagtTATTCTTTCCATTGGATCGATGTTATGGACGAGTCTATCAGAGTAGCAGATAAACTCTGTTATAATATTGACAAAGAAAAGCTTTTGCATATAATGGAACTTACAATTCACTTACACCAAGTGAAGCAAGTCGATTTCGGTAGAAACTTTCTACCAATCGAATCagctatagaaaaacaaacatatgAAGAAATAGAACGCATGTATAATATTGCTATGGATAAATTATTTCAGTTAAGAGAACAGCTGCAATCCTTCGATACGCAAGAAAGAgttgaaaaatttgtcaaGGAGCACTTCTCACTAtcgctaaaaaataaaaatagcatttTTGCCTTTACATATGAATATATTGCATTAGCACTGGCTAGAAAC ATTGAACGAATTCGAGTCAGCCTTGAAGAAATTAACAAACGTGTCAGCTCAAACCTATGCAATATTCAAGAAGAATGCAATGCCAGCCTTACCAGTCTTCTTGATCAACTTTATGACAAGAATAAAGAACACATGACTATATTTAGGCAAGATATACGTTCATCGGTGGAAATCGCCGAG GTTCAACGGagtataacaattataaaggACAAAATAGAGGACTCTAAGCATGTTCCAACAGAGCGGCTAAAAGAGGAAGTGGCCTACTGGCGGGAAAAAgttaaagaatttaatattatctacgacacaataaaaaagttaaatgcaGAAAGAGATAATTTGACAGCTGCTGAAATTACCTACATAGA ggTTTTAGAGAATCCAGAGAAAACATATGAATCTTCAGAGAATTTAGAGCTGTGTGTGCGGCAGCGCTTGGAGCGACTTCACAAATTGAGGCTCAATGCTGCCAAATCGCTTTTCACATTCTTCAGCGTAAAAG GACCGGACCGAAAATTCTATAGTGACCAAATCGGTACATATTACGTGGACGACTATGGACATAAAGTTTACTTCTATGATTACGGGCTGAACATGTTTCATGTTGACTGTAAAGGGGAGTTTGTTGAC CTACAAACAAATGAAAACGATCTTTATTTTTACGACTCTTATGGCCGTTACACGATAAAAAATGGCGAAAATCTATACCAAGTTGCACCATGTAGTAGTCTCTACAAGTTAGAGAACGATGTTAGAGTTAAAGTTACAAAGGACTGCGGTCACTCTGACCGACCTAACAAGGAGTGTAAAATGGAAGTAAAAGATCCGTTTGACTTTGAAATACTGCCGAAATCTAATGCGGTTGATAAAAAAG AGAAACTTGATACAGAAACTGTTAATTACCTATGGAACAATTTTGGTCACATTTTGCCCGACGCATTACATGATGTTGCAAAAGCACAGCCAAAGAATCCTATTCACTTCTTGGCCCATAAACTGCTTTACCACAA GTATAGACGCACTATTACTGAGATTGAAAAGGAGAAACAAAAAGCTCATGAGTATCGTGAGCTGATATTCAGAAAACGTAAAGAG AAAGCAAGAGAGCTTGCAAAGAACTGGAGAGATAAGCAAGTGAAACCTTCCAAACCCGAGGCGTCAGATGCTTCTGAAGAATGGTTTGCCTATGATACTTACGTCGCTAGACAGGagtttattaaatcattagaaaattatagcaaataa